A section of the Saccharopolyspora gregorii genome encodes:
- the folC gene encoding bifunctional tetrahydrofolate synthase/dihydrofolate synthase, with product MSGTESGALHELRVVEAELNERWPETKIEPSLDRIRALTDLLAEPQRSYQVVHIGGTNGKSSVSRMVDSLLTRIGLRTGRYTSPHLQLATERISIDNKPITPEAYVEAYRDIAPYVSIVDSHHDVKMSKFEVLTGMAFAAFADAPVEAAVLEVGLGGGWDATNVADAHIAVLCPIALDHADYLGTDLAGIAREKSGIIKPDSIVVLAAQTAEVQTPILERVAEVGATVAREGNEFGVLSRTVAVGGQMLKLQGLGGTYDEIFLPLHGEHQARNAALALAAVEAFFGAGAEQKLDPEAVQEAFAAVITPGRLERVRAAPAVLVDAAHNPHGARALADALSSEFSFRRLVAVIGVLSDKDVRGLLRELEPVVEEVVLTKNSSPRAMDPDELAALAKDIFGAERIVVEPRLDDAVETAIQMAEETTGDSDTVSGGGVVITGSVVTAGEGRALFGKEPL from the coding sequence TTGTCCGGCACCGAGTCCGGTGCGCTGCACGAGCTGCGCGTGGTGGAGGCCGAGCTCAACGAGCGCTGGCCGGAAACGAAGATCGAGCCGTCGCTGGACCGGATCCGGGCGCTCACCGACCTGCTGGCCGAGCCGCAGCGCAGCTACCAGGTGGTGCACATCGGCGGGACCAACGGGAAGTCCTCGGTCTCGCGGATGGTGGACTCGCTGCTGACCCGCATCGGCTTGCGCACGGGCCGCTACACCAGCCCGCACCTGCAACTGGCCACCGAGCGCATCAGCATCGACAACAAGCCGATCACCCCGGAGGCCTACGTCGAGGCCTACCGCGACATCGCGCCGTACGTGTCCATCGTGGACTCGCACCACGACGTGAAGATGTCGAAGTTCGAGGTGCTGACCGGCATGGCCTTCGCCGCCTTCGCCGACGCGCCCGTCGAGGCCGCCGTGCTGGAAGTGGGCCTCGGAGGCGGGTGGGACGCCACCAACGTCGCCGACGCGCACATCGCGGTGCTCTGCCCGATCGCGCTGGACCACGCCGACTACCTCGGCACCGACCTCGCGGGCATCGCCCGGGAGAAGTCCGGGATCATCAAGCCGGACTCGATCGTGGTGCTCGCCGCGCAGACCGCCGAGGTGCAGACCCCGATCCTGGAGCGCGTCGCCGAGGTCGGCGCCACCGTCGCCCGCGAGGGCAACGAGTTCGGCGTGCTGTCCCGGACCGTGGCCGTCGGCGGCCAGATGCTGAAGCTGCAGGGCCTCGGCGGCACCTACGACGAGATCTTCCTGCCGCTGCACGGCGAGCACCAGGCGCGCAACGCCGCCCTCGCGCTCGCGGCGGTCGAAGCCTTCTTCGGCGCCGGGGCCGAGCAGAAGCTCGACCCGGAAGCCGTGCAGGAGGCTTTCGCCGCGGTCATCACCCCCGGCCGCCTGGAGCGGGTCCGCGCCGCCCCGGCCGTGCTCGTCGACGCCGCGCACAACCCGCACGGCGCCCGCGCCCTTGCCGACGCGCTCAGCTCCGAGTTCTCCTTCCGCCGCCTCGTCGCCGTGATCGGCGTGCTGTCCGACAAGGACGTGCGCGGGCTGCTGCGGGAACTCGAACCCGTCGTGGAAGAGGTCGTGCTCACCAAGAACTCCTCGCCGCGGGCGATGGACCCCGACGAGCTCGCCGCCCTGGCCAAGGACATCTTCGGCGCGGAACGCATCGTCGTGGAGCCCCGCCTGGACGACGCCGTGGAGACCGCCATCCAGATGGCGGAGGAGACCACCGGGGACTCCGACACCGTCTCCGGCGGCGGCGTGGTGATCACCGGGTCCGTGGTGACCGCCGGTGAGGGGCGCGCCCTGTTCGGCAAGGAGCCGTTGTGA
- a CDS encoding helix-turn-helix domain-containing protein: protein MTGDSSARPRPERNERLRRAREALPSRLAPGEPLSRAELAEAVNDYLLETTGKRWALDAHHIAKWERGAVRWPTAAYRAALRAVLGAVDDAALGFRPRGSTGAARSRVPASTVDSIRVVSASFQSADRRVGGGTLYETVRHYFTTAVLPLVREEPRQAEVLSAAASVVELAGWMAHDSGGDVPAREHFHTAYRLAAAADDHALQAEVCASLSHLSTELGQPRSAADYALNGLTHTICTGGTARLVARLHALHARALAAQGDRYGTERHLALAGEELAVRDEACGWIAPFDRASLASETTECWRSLGDLRRGERHAREAVGLRPPERVRSKALSLTSLAQVLFDAGRYDEAAAAGSTVLAEAPALSSARVHERLTGLANALLPHHRDPAVADFLAARATHPLRDSA from the coding sequence ATGACCGGCGATTCCTCCGCCCGGCCCCGACCGGAGCGCAACGAGCGGCTGCGCCGCGCCCGGGAGGCCCTGCCCTCGCGGCTGGCGCCCGGCGAGCCGCTGTCCCGCGCCGAACTCGCCGAGGCGGTCAACGACTACCTGCTGGAGACCACCGGCAAGCGCTGGGCGCTCGACGCGCACCACATCGCCAAGTGGGAGCGCGGCGCGGTCCGCTGGCCCACCGCCGCCTACCGGGCCGCGCTGCGCGCCGTGCTGGGCGCCGTCGACGACGCGGCGCTCGGCTTCCGGCCCCGCGGCTCGACCGGGGCGGCGCGGAGCAGAGTGCCCGCATCCACAGTGGACTCGATCCGGGTGGTGTCCGCGTCCTTCCAGTCCGCCGACCGCAGGGTGGGCGGAGGCACGCTCTACGAGACGGTCCGGCACTACTTCACCACCGCGGTGCTGCCCCTGGTCCGGGAGGAACCGCGGCAGGCGGAGGTGCTGTCCGCGGCGGCCTCCGTCGTCGAGCTCGCCGGGTGGATGGCGCACGACAGCGGCGGCGACGTTCCCGCGCGCGAGCACTTCCACACCGCCTACCGGCTCGCGGCGGCCGCCGACGACCACGCGCTGCAAGCCGAGGTGTGCGCCTCGCTGTCCCACCTGTCCACCGAGCTCGGCCAGCCGCGGTCCGCAGCGGACTACGCGCTGAACGGGCTCACCCACACCATCTGCACCGGAGGCACGGCCCGCCTCGTCGCCCGGCTGCACGCGCTGCACGCGCGGGCGCTCGCCGCGCAGGGCGACCGGTACGGCACCGAACGGCACCTGGCGCTGGCCGGGGAAGAACTCGCCGTCCGCGACGAGGCCTGCGGCTGGATCGCCCCGTTCGACCGGGCCTCGCTGGCCAGCGAGACCACCGAGTGCTGGCGCAGCCTCGGCGACCTGCGCCGCGGCGAACGGCACGCCCGCGAAGCGGTCGGGTTGCGGCCCCCGGAACGCGTGCGCAGCAAGGCGTTGAGCCTGACGTCCCTCGCGCAGGTGCTCTTCGACGCCGGGCGCTACGACGAGGCGGCCGCGGCGGGCAGCACCGTGCTCGCCGAAGCCCCCGCCCTGTCCTCGGCCCGCGTGCACGAGCGGCTCACCGGCCTGGCGAACGCGCTGCTGCCGCACCACCGCGACCCGGCCGTGGCCGACTTCCTCGCCGCCCGCGCCACCCACCCGCTGCGCGACTCCGCTTGA
- a CDS encoding type II toxin-antitoxin system PemK/MazF family toxin, protein MNAQRHRTIVRGRIYGAMIGDRGEKFYLAVSNNSRNARLGDFLAVRLTTTRKPNYPSIVVLDDKDSDWVGSVLCDDIEPIFHEEISRDAGALHPKDMQRVDQALRVALSL, encoded by the coding sequence GTGAACGCTCAGCGCCATCGCACCATCGTTCGCGGGCGCATCTACGGCGCGATGATCGGCGATCGCGGGGAGAAGTTCTACCTCGCGGTGTCCAACAACAGCCGGAACGCACGGCTCGGCGACTTCCTCGCGGTGCGGTTGACCACGACCCGCAAGCCGAACTACCCCAGCATCGTGGTCCTCGACGACAAGGACTCCGACTGGGTGGGATCGGTGCTCTGCGACGACATCGAACCGATCTTCCACGAAGAGATCAGTCGGGACGCGGGCGCGTTGCACCCCAAGGACATGCAACGGGTGGACCAGGCCCTGCGCGTCGCGTTATCACTCTGA
- a CDS encoding NUDIX domain-containing protein yields the protein MNGTRTARPEGTHAHLAEGNARQPRKRVTADVLLRDRQDRVLLVDPSYKEHWDLPGGMAEANEPPRLAAAREVREELGVRAPVGRPLLVDWVRPRGPWDDHLLFVFDGGRLPCEHIAALRITDPEITRFRFATTAQARALLRPDMYRRLRRAQHALRTGTTSYAE from the coding sequence TTGAACGGGACCCGGACCGCGCGGCCGGAGGGGACGCACGCGCACCTCGCCGAGGGCAACGCGCGGCAACCCCGCAAGCGGGTCACCGCCGACGTGCTGCTGCGCGACCGGCAGGACCGGGTGCTGCTGGTCGACCCCAGCTACAAGGAGCACTGGGACCTGCCCGGCGGGATGGCCGAGGCCAACGAACCACCCCGGCTCGCCGCCGCCCGCGAAGTCCGCGAAGAGCTCGGCGTCCGCGCGCCCGTCGGGCGGCCGCTGCTGGTCGACTGGGTGCGCCCGCGCGGACCGTGGGACGACCACCTGCTGTTCGTCTTCGACGGCGGCAGGTTGCCCTGCGAGCACATCGCCGCGCTGCGGATCACCGACCCGGAGATCACCCGCTTCCGGTTCGCCACGACCGCCCAGGCCCGCGCGCTGCTGCGCCCCGACATGTACCGCAGGCTCCGCCGCGCCCAGCACGCGCTGCGCACCGGCACCACCTCCTACGCGGAATGA
- a CDS encoding valine--tRNA ligase — protein MTQTSAPAQPRELPSSWNPADVEAELYQRWVAAEYFTADAHSDKPPFSIVIPPPNVTGSLHIGHAFEHTLMDVLTRRRRMQGYEALWLPGMDHASIAVQALVERQLREEGVDHRELGREKFLERVWEWKEQHGGSILSQMRRLGDSVDWSRERFTMDSGLSRAVQTIFKKLFDDGLIYRAERLVNWSPAMRSAISDIEVEHREVEGELVSMRYGSGDAEIVVATTRVETMLGDTAIAVHPDDERYRHVVGTEVELPLTGRSIPVVADEHVDPEFGTGAVKVTPAHDPNDFEIGRRHDLPMLTIMDEQGRIARTGTEFDGMDRFEARVAVREALRAEGRIVAEKRPYLHSVGHSSRSKEPIEPRLSLQWFVKVGPLAQAAGDAVRDGRVAVHPPEMAKRYFDWVDNLHDWAISRQLWWGHRIPIWYGPNGEVVCVGPDEEPPSGEGWHQDEDVLDTWFSSGLWPFSTMGWPDETPDLAKFYPTSVLVTGYDILFFWVARMMMFGLYAMDGVPPFDVIALHGMVRDAHGKKMSKSAGNTVDPLEWMDNYGTDALRFTLARGANPGADAPISEEWVAGSRSFCTKLFNATKFALMNGARVPSGLPDRAELTDADRWILDRTDRLTSDVDELLEDFQFAKSTEALYHFTWDEFCDWYLELSKVQIDAGGDRAERTREVLGHVLDVLLRLLHPTIPFVTETLWTTLTGRESVVIADWPTAAGTPADEDAARRVEATQKLITEIRRFRSDQGLKPGQRVAARLSGLDALGLVEHLPAVRSLAKLNEPGADFTSSASLEIGLVGGTVEVELDLSGAVDVAAERKRLEKDLAAARKELEGTEKKLGNPSFTDKAPAEVVEKIKVRRETAQTDITRIESRLAALPTA, from the coding sequence GTGACACAGACCAGCGCACCCGCACAGCCCCGTGAACTTCCGTCGAGCTGGAACCCGGCCGACGTCGAGGCCGAGCTGTACCAGCGCTGGGTAGCCGCCGAGTACTTCACCGCCGACGCGCACAGCGACAAGCCGCCGTTCTCGATCGTGATCCCGCCGCCGAACGTCACCGGCAGCCTGCACATCGGCCACGCTTTCGAGCACACCCTGATGGACGTGCTCACCCGTCGTCGCCGGATGCAGGGCTACGAGGCGTTGTGGCTGCCCGGCATGGACCACGCCAGCATCGCCGTCCAGGCCCTGGTGGAGCGGCAGCTCCGCGAGGAGGGCGTCGACCACCGCGAGCTCGGCCGGGAGAAGTTCCTGGAGCGGGTGTGGGAGTGGAAGGAGCAGCACGGCGGCTCGATCCTGTCCCAGATGCGCCGCCTCGGGGACAGCGTCGACTGGAGCCGCGAGCGCTTCACGATGGACTCGGGGCTGTCCCGCGCGGTGCAGACCATCTTCAAGAAGCTGTTCGACGACGGCCTGATCTACCGGGCGGAGCGCCTGGTGAACTGGTCGCCCGCGATGCGCTCGGCGATCTCCGACATCGAGGTGGAGCACCGCGAGGTCGAGGGCGAGCTCGTCTCGATGCGCTACGGCTCCGGGGACGCGGAGATCGTGGTGGCCACCACCCGGGTGGAGACGATGCTCGGCGACACCGCGATCGCGGTGCACCCGGACGACGAGCGCTACCGGCACGTCGTGGGCACCGAGGTGGAGCTGCCGCTGACCGGCCGCAGCATCCCGGTCGTCGCCGACGAGCACGTCGACCCCGAGTTCGGCACCGGCGCGGTGAAGGTGACCCCGGCGCACGACCCGAACGACTTCGAGATCGGCCGGCGCCACGACCTGCCGATGCTCACGATCATGGACGAGCAGGGCCGCATCGCCCGCACCGGCACCGAGTTCGACGGCATGGACCGCTTCGAGGCCCGCGTCGCCGTCCGCGAGGCGCTGCGCGCCGAAGGACGCATCGTCGCGGAGAAGCGCCCGTACCTGCACAGCGTCGGGCACAGCTCCCGGTCGAAGGAGCCGATCGAGCCGCGGTTGTCGCTGCAGTGGTTCGTCAAGGTCGGCCCGCTCGCGCAGGCCGCCGGGGACGCGGTGCGCGACGGCCGGGTCGCGGTGCACCCGCCGGAGATGGCGAAGCGTTACTTCGACTGGGTCGACAACCTGCACGACTGGGCCATCTCGCGGCAGCTGTGGTGGGGCCACCGGATCCCGATCTGGTACGGCCCGAACGGCGAGGTCGTGTGCGTCGGCCCGGACGAGGAGCCGCCGTCCGGCGAGGGCTGGCACCAGGACGAGGACGTGCTCGACACCTGGTTCTCCTCCGGCCTGTGGCCGTTCTCCACGATGGGCTGGCCGGACGAGACGCCGGACCTGGCGAAGTTTTACCCGACCAGCGTGCTGGTCACCGGCTACGACATCCTCTTCTTCTGGGTCGCCCGGATGATGATGTTCGGCCTGTACGCGATGGACGGCGTGCCGCCGTTCGACGTGATCGCGCTGCACGGCATGGTCCGCGACGCGCACGGCAAGAAGATGTCGAAGTCCGCGGGCAACACGGTCGATCCGCTGGAGTGGATGGACAACTACGGCACCGACGCCCTCCGGTTCACCTTGGCGCGTGGCGCCAACCCCGGTGCGGACGCGCCGATCAGCGAGGAGTGGGTCGCCGGCTCGCGCAGCTTCTGCACGAAGCTGTTCAACGCCACCAAGTTCGCGTTGATGAACGGCGCGCGGGTGCCGTCCGGACTGCCGGACCGCGCGGAGCTGACCGACGCGGACCGCTGGATCCTGGACCGCACCGACCGGCTGACGTCCGATGTGGACGAACTGCTGGAGGACTTCCAGTTCGCCAAGTCCACCGAGGCGCTCTACCACTTCACCTGGGACGAGTTCTGCGACTGGTACCTGGAGCTGTCGAAGGTCCAGATCGACGCGGGCGGTGACCGCGCGGAACGCACCCGCGAGGTGCTGGGGCACGTGCTGGACGTGCTGCTGCGGCTGCTGCACCCGACGATCCCGTTCGTCACCGAGACGCTGTGGACCACCCTGACCGGCCGCGAGTCCGTGGTCATCGCCGACTGGCCGACGGCGGCGGGCACGCCCGCCGACGAGGACGCGGCGCGGCGGGTGGAGGCCACCCAGAAGCTCATCACCGAGATCCGCCGGTTCCGCTCGGACCAGGGGTTGAAGCCCGGTCAGCGGGTCGCGGCCCGGCTGAGCGGCCTGGACGCGCTCGGACTGGTCGAGCACCTGCCCGCGGTGCGGTCGCTGGCGAAGCTGAACGAGCCCGGCGCGGACTTCACCTCCTCGGCGTCGCTGGAGATCGGCCTGGTCGGCGGCACCGTCGAGGTGGAGCTGGACCTCTCCGGCGCCGTGGACGTGGCCGCTGAGCGCAAGCGGCTGGAGAAGGACCTGGCGGCGGCCCGCAAGGAGCTGGAGGGCACCGAGAAGAAGCTCGGCAACCCCTCCTTCACCGACAAGGCGCCCGCCGAGGTCGTCGAGAAGATCAAGGTCCGCCGCGAGACGGCGCAGACCGACATCACCCGCATCGAATCCCGCCTGGCGGCCCTGCCGACGGCGTGA
- the ligD gene encoding non-homologous end-joining DNA ligase, with amino-acid sequence MSGAEVLSAGAERVELTHPDKVLYPADGYRKRDVAEYFRAVGDRMVPHLRGKPLTMRRFPDGVGAAGFFQKEASGHFPDWVRVVPVPQRGAGGPVHHVVCDDVATLVYLATQACLEFHVGLAAAAEPDRPVLAVVDLDPPPGTGIAELRAVVREFRDRFADAGLAPHLQTTGGKGFHVVAPLAGRRGFDEVRAAVRDMAQDAVRAAPDRLTTEQRKDERGDRIFLDVGRNAYGQTMIAPCSLRARDGAPAATPLDFAELSKATPRSYGLRNLPRRLARKADPWSDLPDTAADFPRS; translated from the coding sequence ATGAGCGGGGCGGAGGTGCTGTCCGCCGGTGCCGAGCGCGTCGAGCTGACCCACCCGGACAAGGTGCTGTACCCGGCGGACGGCTACCGGAAGCGGGACGTCGCCGAGTACTTCCGCGCGGTCGGCGACCGGATGGTGCCGCACCTGCGCGGGAAACCGCTGACGATGCGCCGCTTCCCGGACGGGGTGGGTGCGGCGGGCTTCTTCCAGAAGGAGGCGTCCGGCCACTTCCCGGACTGGGTGCGGGTGGTGCCGGTGCCGCAGCGCGGCGCGGGCGGGCCGGTGCACCACGTGGTGTGCGACGACGTGGCGACGCTGGTCTACCTGGCGACCCAGGCGTGCCTGGAGTTCCACGTGGGCCTGGCCGCGGCGGCGGAGCCGGACCGGCCGGTGCTGGCGGTGGTGGACCTCGACCCGCCGCCGGGGACCGGGATCGCGGAGCTGCGGGCGGTGGTGCGCGAGTTCCGGGACCGGTTCGCCGATGCGGGCCTCGCCCCGCACCTGCAGACCACCGGCGGCAAGGGCTTCCACGTGGTGGCTCCGCTGGCGGGCCGCCGCGGCTTCGACGAGGTGCGCGCGGCGGTGCGGGACATGGCGCAGGACGCGGTGCGCGCCGCCCCGGACCGGCTCACCACCGAGCAGCGCAAGGACGAGCGCGGCGACCGGATCTTCTTGGACGTGGGGCGCAACGCCTACGGACAGACGATGATCGCGCCCTGCTCGCTGCGGGCCCGCGACGGCGCCCCGGCGGCGACGCCGCTGGACTTCGCCGAACTGTCGAAGGCGACCCCGCGGTCCTACGGTCTCCGGAACCTGCCGCGCCGCCTGGCCCGCAAGGCCGACCCGTGGTCCGACCTCCCGGACACCGCCGCCGACTTCCCGCGCTCCTGA
- a CDS encoding FdhF/YdeP family oxidoreductase, which translates to MSRKAPEQDIDESALSTHHPKDHAAGVKAVMVSLRRGWEQMGAGRTMLTLPLLNQRSGFDCPGCAWPDPQEADGDKRSVAEFCENGAKAVAEEATTRRVDAEFFAKHSVAELADKSDYWLGQQGRLTQPMIKRSGDTHYRPIDWDAALDVVAEGLRALDSPDEAAFYTSGRTSNEAAFLYQLLVRSFGTNNLPDCSNMCHESSGSALTETIGIGKGSVSLADVEHADLVMVVGQNPGTNHPRMLSTLEKVKGHGGKIIAVNPLPEAGLMRFKNPQNVRGVVGKGTALCDEFAQIRIGGDLALFKALTALLAKAELDAPGTVLDREFIEQHTHGFDEFYAQATDIDWDATLKATALSREQIEKIARMLIESERTVICWAMGLTQQKKAVPTIREAVNLLLMRGMIGKPGAGVCPVRGHSNVQGDRTMGIWEKMPEKFMDAMEAEFGIPMPRKHGYDTVDALHAMQAGEVKAFFAVGGNFVSATPDTAGTERALRGCDLTVQVSTKLNRSHAVAGDTALILPTLGRTEKDVQESGPQFVTVEDSMSVVHASRGRLSPASDTLLSEVAIVSRLGRKLLGDGHPVQWEEFEKDYDAVRRHIAAVVPGCADYNEKVRRPDGFVLPHPPRDSRTFTTTTGKANFTVNEAEPLEVPEGRLLLQTLRSHDQYNTTIYGLSDRYRGIEDARRVVMVNEKDIAALGFAEGDLVDMVSEWPGKPGPDGESTVEERRAEAFRIVAYPTARDCAAAYYPEANPLVPLGAVAEKSNTPVSKAVLIRLERSAG; encoded by the coding sequence ATGTCGCGCAAAGCCCCCGAACAGGACATCGACGAGTCGGCGCTGTCCACGCACCACCCGAAGGACCACGCAGCAGGCGTGAAGGCGGTGATGGTGTCGTTGCGCCGCGGCTGGGAGCAGATGGGCGCCGGCCGCACCATGCTCACGTTGCCGCTGCTCAACCAGCGTTCCGGGTTCGACTGCCCGGGTTGCGCGTGGCCCGACCCGCAGGAGGCGGACGGGGACAAGCGCAGCGTCGCCGAGTTCTGCGAGAACGGCGCCAAGGCCGTGGCCGAGGAGGCCACCACCCGGCGCGTCGACGCCGAGTTCTTCGCGAAGCACTCCGTCGCGGAGCTCGCGGACAAGAGCGACTACTGGCTGGGGCAGCAGGGGCGGCTCACCCAGCCGATGATCAAGCGCAGCGGTGACACGCACTACCGGCCGATCGACTGGGACGCCGCGCTCGACGTCGTCGCCGAGGGGCTGCGCGCGCTGGACTCGCCCGACGAGGCGGCGTTCTACACCTCGGGCCGCACCAGCAACGAGGCCGCGTTCCTGTACCAGCTGCTGGTGCGCAGCTTCGGCACCAACAACCTGCCGGACTGCTCGAACATGTGCCACGAGTCCTCCGGCTCGGCGCTGACCGAGACGATCGGCATCGGCAAGGGCTCGGTGTCGCTGGCCGACGTCGAGCACGCCGACCTGGTCATGGTGGTGGGGCAGAACCCGGGCACCAACCACCCGCGGATGCTCTCCACCCTGGAGAAGGTCAAGGGCCACGGCGGCAAGATCATCGCGGTGAACCCGCTGCCCGAGGCCGGGCTGATGCGGTTCAAGAACCCGCAGAACGTGCGCGGTGTCGTCGGCAAGGGCACCGCGCTGTGCGACGAGTTCGCCCAGATCCGCATCGGCGGCGACCTCGCGCTGTTCAAGGCGCTGACCGCGCTGCTGGCGAAGGCCGAGCTGGACGCGCCCGGCACCGTGCTGGACCGCGAGTTCATCGAGCAGCACACCCACGGCTTCGACGAGTTCTACGCGCAGGCCACCGACATCGACTGGGACGCGACGCTCAAGGCGACCGCGCTGTCCCGCGAGCAGATCGAGAAGATCGCGCGGATGCTCATCGAGTCCGAGCGGACCGTGATCTGCTGGGCGATGGGCCTCACCCAGCAGAAGAAGGCCGTGCCGACGATCCGCGAAGCGGTCAACCTGCTGCTGATGCGCGGCATGATCGGCAAGCCGGGCGCGGGCGTCTGCCCGGTCCGCGGCCACTCCAACGTGCAAGGCGACCGGACGATGGGCATCTGGGAGAAGATGCCGGAGAAGTTCATGGACGCCATGGAGGCCGAGTTCGGCATCCCCATGCCGCGCAAGCACGGCTACGACACCGTCGACGCGCTGCACGCGATGCAGGCCGGCGAGGTGAAGGCGTTCTTCGCCGTCGGCGGCAACTTCGTGTCCGCCACACCCGACACCGCGGGCACCGAGCGGGCGCTGCGCGGCTGCGACCTGACCGTGCAGGTGTCGACGAAGCTGAACCGCTCGCACGCGGTCGCCGGGGACACCGCGCTGATCCTGCCGACGCTGGGCCGCACCGAGAAGGACGTGCAGGAGTCCGGGCCGCAGTTCGTCACCGTCGAGGACTCGATGTCGGTGGTGCACGCCTCTCGCGGCAGGCTCTCCCCCGCCTCCGACACCCTGCTGTCCGAGGTGGCGATCGTGTCCCGGCTGGGCCGCAAGCTGCTCGGCGACGGGCACCCGGTGCAGTGGGAGGAGTTCGAGAAGGACTACGACGCGGTGCGCAGGCACATCGCCGCCGTCGTGCCCGGCTGCGCCGACTACAACGAGAAGGTGCGCCGCCCGGACGGCTTCGTGCTGCCGCACCCGCCGCGGGACAGCCGCACCTTCACCACCACCACCGGCAAGGCCAACTTCACGGTGAACGAGGCGGAGCCGCTGGAGGTGCCGGAAGGCCGGCTGCTGCTGCAGACGCTGCGCAGCCACGACCAGTACAACACCACCATCTACGGGCTCTCGGACCGCTACCGCGGCATCGAGGACGCGCGCCGGGTGGTCATGGTCAACGAGAAGGACATCGCCGCGCTCGGCTTCGCCGAAGGCGACCTGGTGGACATGGTCTCCGAATGGCCGGGCAAGCCCGGGCCCGACGGCGAGTCCACTGTGGAGGAACGGCGGGCGGAGGCGTTCCGCATCGTCGCCTACCCGACCGCGCGGGACTGCGCCGCCGCCTACTACCCGGAGGCGAACCCGCTGGTGCCGCTCGGTGCGGTGGCGGAGAAGTCGAACACGCCGGTCTCGAAGGCCGTGCTGATCCGCCTGGAGCGCTCCGCGGGCTGA
- a CDS encoding DUF397 domain-containing protein yields the protein MDTGWFKSRHSAAASDNCVEVRFRSDEVGVRDSKEPSGPVFAFSAGAWGAFLADAKTGRFDFSAPTRAGAC from the coding sequence ATGGACACCGGGTGGTTCAAGAGCAGGCACAGCGCGGCGGCCAGCGACAACTGCGTCGAGGTGCGGTTCCGCTCGGATGAAGTGGGCGTCCGCGATTCCAAGGAACCTTCGGGCCCGGTGTTCGCGTTCTCGGCGGGGGCGTGGGGTGCGTTCCTGGCGGACGCGAAGACGGGCCGCTTCGACTTCTCGGCTCCCACTCGTGCAGGCGCCTGTTGA
- a CDS encoding DUF4233 domain-containing protein has protein sequence MTESGSFLSLPTAPDGVRDPWKGLRGVMAGTLVMEFLTFGLALPVVWQFGGGVTGIGFSAVAVLTVLMLIAGFTQRKPWGLPFALVLQVAMVACYLVHPAVGIMGLLFAAVWGYMLYLRHDVAKRMREGRLYDQLGHPEGYPPEQ, from the coding sequence GTGACCGAATCCGGATCGTTCCTGTCCCTGCCCACCGCGCCGGACGGCGTGCGCGACCCGTGGAAGGGCCTGCGCGGCGTCATGGCGGGCACGCTGGTGATGGAGTTCCTCACCTTCGGGCTCGCGCTTCCCGTCGTGTGGCAGTTCGGCGGCGGCGTCACCGGCATCGGGTTCTCCGCCGTCGCGGTGCTGACCGTGCTCATGCTCATCGCCGGGTTCACCCAGCGGAAGCCGTGGGGGCTGCCGTTCGCGCTGGTGCTGCAGGTCGCGATGGTCGCCTGCTACCTGGTGCACCCGGCCGTCGGGATCATGGGGCTGCTGTTCGCGGCCGTGTGGGGCTACATGCTGTACCTGCGCCACGACGTGGCGAAGCGGATGCGCGAAGGCCGGCTGTACGACCAGCTCGGACACCCCGAGGGGTATCCGCCGGAGCAGTGA
- a CDS encoding DUF397 domain-containing protein: protein MTGAANDGWFKSSRSAAAGDNCVEVRFGSGEVGVRDSEERSGAVFGFSGTAWGAFVADAKRGRFDLPA from the coding sequence GTGACAGGTGCAGCGAACGACGGATGGTTCAAGAGCAGTCGCAGCGCGGCCGCCGGCGACAACTGCGTGGAGGTTCGGTTCGGCTCCGGCGAGGTCGGGGTGCGGGATTCGGAGGAGCGGTCGGGGGCGGTGTTCGGGTTCTCGGGCACGGCGTGGGGCGCCTTCGTGGCGGACGCGAAGAGGGGCCGCTTCGACCTCCCAGCGTGA